One window of the Salvia splendens isolate huo1 chromosome 1, SspV2, whole genome shotgun sequence genome contains the following:
- the LOC121804286 gene encoding transcriptional regulator SUPERMAN-like: protein MDRYSRDGANLSFERDRAYGFSWPQRNYSCSFCNKEYKSAQALGGHMNVHRRDRARMRLSPNPNPNPNPNPSLSLSSSAMPSTAKFLPCNVAHLAEVSSPSPPPPREDELGATGFSSPRQSMGKCKNGDVEMLEFASFSRRNDVIRLDLSLGLMQDAKEDSNSDLDMDLDLDLELRLGCS from the coding sequence ATGGACAGATATTCTCGCGACGGAGCGAATCTGAGCTTCGAGAGAGACCGGGCATACGGGTTCTCGTGGCCTCAGAGGAACTATAGCTGCAGCTTTTGCAACAAGGAGTACAAATCTGCTCAAGCTCTTGGAGGTCACATGAATGTGCACAGGAGAGATAGAGCAAGAATGAGGCTTTCTCCAAatccaaaccctaaccctaaccctaaccctagttTGTCATTGTCGTCGTCTGCGATGCCCTCCACAGCTAAGTTCTTGCCTTGTAATGTAGCACATCTTGCTGAGGTCAGCTCACCCTCTCCACCTCCTCCCCGAGAAGACGAGCTTGGAGCCACCGGCTTTTCCTCACCGCGCCAAAGCATGGGGAAATGCAAGAATGGTGATGTGGAAATGCTTGAGTTTGCTAGCTTTTCAAGAAGAAATGATGTTATTAGATTGGATTTGAGCTTGGGTTTGATGCAAGATGCAAAGGAGGATTCGAATTCGGATTTGGAtatggatttggatttggatttggagcTTCGACTTGGTTGTTCATAG
- the LOC121755334 gene encoding myosin-11-like → MGTPVNITVGSHVWAEDPDVSWIDGVVSKINGAAVEVDASNGKKIVAKLANIYPKDEDAPPGGVDDMTKLSYLHEPGVLQNLAARFQLNEIYTYTGSILIAINPFQRLPHIYDGHMMDQYKGAPFGELSPHVFAIADMSYRAMINEKKSNSILVSGESGAGKTETTKMLMRYLAYLGGRKGTEGRTVEQQVLESNPVLEAFGNAKTVRNNNSSRFGKFVEIQFDKQGRISGAAIRTYLLERSRVCQISDPERNYHCFYLLCAAPQEDVDKYKLGHPKTFHYLNQSSCIDLVGVSDAHDFLATRRAMDVVGISKTEQDAIFRVVASILHLGNVEFMKGKDADSSLLKDEKSKFHLQTVAELLMCDLNALQDALLKRVMVTPEEVIKRSLDPEGAKMSRDGFAKTMYSRLFDWLVEKINNSIGQDPNSNVLIGVLDIYGFESFKTNSFEQFCINFTNEKLQQHFNQHVFKMEQEEYTKEAIEWSYIEFVDNQDVLDLIEKKPGGIIALLDEACMFPKSTYETFSQKLFQTFKSHKRFIKPKLSRTDFTIAHYAGEVLYQSELFLDKNKDYVVPEHQELLCASKCSFVAGLFPPVPEETTKSSKNSSKFSSIGSRFKLQLQSLMDTLNSTDPHYVRCVKPNNLLKPGIFENANIMQQLRCGGVLEAIRISCAGYPTRRTFYEFLHRFGILAPEALEGNTDEKTACKKILEKMKMTGAQTGKTKVFLRAGQMADLDARRAQILGTAAAKIQRRIRTYISRKYFIVLFRMAISMQAICRGRLACRQFSNLKKEAATIRIQTNLRGHLTRKNYSRLKVSVVVVQTGVRAMAAHRQFRIKNQAKTATIIQARWRCHRDHSYYKRLIRSSIVAQCRWRGRCSRKELRKLKMAAKETGALKEAKDKLEKQVEDLTLRVQLEKRRRTDIEEEKVQEIAKMQQAMDALQSKLDEANAHVVQERDAAQKAIVEATTIVQETQVPVEDTAKIEALTAEMEKLKEELQAEKERADAAEKKHSETQTSIEGKSQKLDETEKRVLLFQDSMSRLEEKLSNVESENKVLRQQALTMAQNNKMLSRNSRSIMQRAESTKQTVDFHSPSMILREQQEDDRPQKSLNEKQQEYQDLLIRCIAQNLGYSKGRPIAACIIYKCLRQWHSFEVERTSIFDRIIQTIGNAIETQDNNDILAYWLSNASTLLLLLQRTLKAGGGAGAAPPHRRSPSSSLFGRMTQSFRSTPPGVNLSLLGEDATVSVRQVDAKYPALLFKQQLTAYVEKIYGMIRDNLKKEISPQLGLCIQAPRISRANLIKGAARNLANASAQDILIAHWQGIVSSLGNFLNMLKTNHVPPFLVRKVFTQIFSFINVQLFNSLLLRRECCSFSNGEYVKAGLAELEHWCYKATDEYAGTAWDELKHIRQAIGFLVIHQKPKKNFDEISHDLCPVLSIQQLYRISTMYWDDKYGTHSLSPDVISSMRVLMTEDSNNAVSSSFLLDDDSSIPFSVDDMLKSMDTFDISDIESPPLIRENSGFSFLLPQAT, encoded by the exons ATG GGTACCCCGGTTAATATCACTGTAGGCTCTCACGTCTGGGCTGAAGACCCGGACGTTTCTTGGATTGATGGCGTGGTGTCTAAGATAAATGGAGCTGCAGTGGAAGTAGATGCATCTAACGGGAAGAAG ATTGTTGCGAAATTAGCAAACATATACCCTAAAGATGAGGATGCACCTCCTGGAGGGGTTGATGACATGACCAAGCTATCATATTTGCATGAGCCAGGAGTGCTGCAGAACTTGGCAGCAAGATTCCAGCTCAATGAAATTTAT ACTTACACTGGAAGTATTCTTATTGCCATCAACCCATTTCAAAGGCTTCCTCACATTTACGATGGCCACATGATGGACCAATACAAGGGAGCACCATTTGGGGAACTGAGTCCTCACGTATTTGCTATTGCTGATATGTCTTACAG GGCAATGATAAACGAGAAAAAAAGCAACTCGATTTTGGTGAGTGGTGAAAGTGGTGCTGGTAAGACGGAAACAACTAAGATGCTTATGCGATACCTCGCCTATTTGGGAGGCCGTAAAGGAACTGAAGGGCGCACAGTTGAACAACAAGTTCTTGAG TCGAATCCGGTGCTTGAAGCATTTGGAAATGCAAAAACTGTCAGAAACAATAATTCGAG TCGTTTTGGTAAATTCGTTGAGATTCAGTTTGATAAGCAAGGAAGAATATCGGGGGCAGCCATTAGAACTTATCTTCTGGAGAGATCGCGGGTCTGCCAAATATCAGACCCTGAACGCAATTATCATTGTTTCTACCTTCTTTGTGCAGCACCACAGGAG GATGTTGACAAATATAAGCTGGGACATCCAAAAACATTTCACTATCTAAATCAGTCTAGCTGTATTGATCTCGTTGGTGTAAGTGATGCTCATGATTTTTTGGCTACAAGGAGGGCCATGGATGTTGTTGGAATAAGTAAAACAGAGCAG GATGCGATTTTTAGGGTGGTGGCATCTATTCTTCATCTTGGTAATGTTGAATTCATGAAGGGCAAGGACGCTGATTCATCGCTGCTGAAGGATGAGAAATCAAAATTCCATCTTCAGACTGTGGCAGAGCTTCTCAT GTGTGATCTTAATGCTCTGCAAGATGCATTACTGAAGCGTGTGATGGTAACTCCAGAAGAAGTTATTAAGAGAAGTCTGGATCCTGAAGGCGCAAAAATGAGCAGGGACGGGTTCGCGAAGACCATGTATTCCCGCTTGTTTGATTG GttggttgaaaaaattaataactCAATCGGGCAAGATCCAAATTCCAATGTTCTAATCGGTGTTCTAGATATCTATGGTTTTGAAAGTTTCAAAACTAACAG TTTTGAACAGTTTTGCATTAATTTTACCAATGAAAAGCTACAGCAGCATTTTAATCAG catGTTTTCAAGATGGAGCAGGAAGAATACACCAAAGAAGCGATCGAATGGAGCTATATAGAATTTGTCGACAACCAAGACGTCCTCGATCTTATTGAAAAG AAACCTGGAGGGATCATTGCTCTTCTTGACGAGGCTTG TATGTTTCCGAAGTCGACGTATGAAACTTTTTCGCAAAAGCTTTTCCAGACATTTAAATCCCACAAACGTTTCATCAAACCAAAGCTGTCCCGTACAGATTTTACAATTGCTCATTATGCTGGAGAG GTTTTGTATCAATCTGAACTGTTCTTGGATAAAAACAAAGATTATGTCGTTCCTGAACATCAAGAGTTGCTCTGTGCTTCCAAATGTTCATTTGTAGCGGGATTGTTTCCTCCTGTTCCTGAAGAAACAACCAAATCTTCAAAAAATTCATCCAAGTTTTCATCAATAGGGTCTCGCTTCAAG CTGCAACTGCAATCATTGATGGACACACTGAATTCTACGGATCCTCACTACGTTAGATGCGTGAAGCCTAATAATCTACTCAAGCCTGGTATTTTTGAGAACGCCAATATCATGCAGCAGCTACGTTGTGGT GGTGTTTTAGAGGCAATTAGAATTAGTTGTGCTGGCTACCCTACTCGTAGGACATTTTATGAATTTCTTCATCGTTTTGGTATTCTTGCACCGGAGGCCTTGGAAGGAAA TACTGATGAAAAAACAGCATGTAAaaagattttggagaaaatgaAGATGACTGGAGCTCAG ACTGGAAAAACAAAGGTCTTCCTCAGAGCTGGTCAGATGGCTGATTTAGATGCTCGGAGAGCACAAATACTTGGTACTGCAGCGGCAAAAATACAGAGAAGAATTCGAACTTATATTTCCCGGAAGTACTTCATTGTTTTGTTTAGGATGGCAATTTCAATGCAAGCTATTTGTAGAG GAAGACTTGCTTGCAGACAGTTTAGCAACTTGAAAAAGGAGGCGGCTACTATTAGAATACAGACAAACTTGAGAGGACACTTGACCAGGAAGAACTACTCGAGACTCAAGGTGTCGGTTGTTGTAGTGCAAACAGGGGTCCGAGCAATGGCTGCCCATCGTCAGTTTAGAATCAAGAACCAGGCTAAAACAGCTACTATTATACAG GCTCGCTGGCGTTGTCATAGAGATCATTCATACTATAAGAGACTCATAAGGTCATCAATTGTAGCCCAGTGCAGATGGAGAGGAAGGTGTTCTAGGAAAGAGCTTCGAAAACTGAAAATG GCTGCTAAAGAAACTGGCGCTCTTAAAGAAGCGAAGGATAAGCTTGAAAAGCAGGTGGAAGACCTCACACTGCGTGTTCAGCTGGAAAAACGTCGGAGG ACTGACATAGAAGAGGAAAAAGTCCAAGAAATAGCAAAGATGCAGCAGGCCATGGATGCCTTGCAAAGCAAATTGGACGAAGCAAATGCACATGTTGTCCAAGAACGTGATGCAGCTCAGAAAGCAATTGTAGAAGCCACCACTATTGTCCAAGAAACTCAAGTTCCTGTTGAGGATACAGCAAAGATAGAGGCTCTTACTGCAGAAATGGAGAAGCTGAAG GAGGAGTTGCAAGCTGAAAAGGAACGAGCTGATGCTGCTGAAAAGAAGCACAGTGAAACCCAGACTTCAATTGAGGGAAAGAGTCAGAAGCTAGATGAAACTGAGAAAAGAGTATTATTATTTCAGGATTCTATGAGCAG GCTTGAAGAGAAGTTGAGTAATGTAGAATCAGAAAATAAGGTTCTTCGCCAGCAAGCCCTGACTATGGCGCAGAATAATAAAATGCTGTCAAGAAATTCAAGGTCAATTATGCAG AGGGCTGAAAGCACAAAACAAACGGTA GATTTCCATAGTCCTTCAATGATCTTAAGGGAACAGCAAGAGGATGACAGACCTCAAAAGTCACTAAATGAGAAGCAACAAGAGTATCAAGATCTGCTTATCCGTTGTATCGCTCAGAATTTGGGCTACTCCAAAGGCAGACCGATTGCTGCCTGCATCATCTACAAATGTCTTAGGCAGTGGCATTCATTTGAGGTTGAGAGGACGAGCATTTTTGATAGGATAATACAAACCATTGGCAATGCTATTGAG ACCCAGGACAACAACGATATCTTGGCGTATTGGCTGTCCAATGCATCAACCTTATTGCTACTGTTGCAACGCACACTGAAAGCTGGAGGAGGAGCTGGAGCAGCTCCACCACATAGGCGATCTCCTTCATCCTCACTATTTGGGAGAATGACACAG AGTTTCCGCAGCACCCCTCCAGGCGTTAATCTGTCATTACTCGGTGAGGATGCAACGGTTTCCGTACGTCAAGTGGATGCCAAATACCCTGCATTGTTGTTTAAACAGCAGTTAACTGCTTACGTCGAGAAGATTTACGGAATGATTCGTGACAATCTGAAGAAAGAGATTTCTCCACAACTTGGACTGTGCATTCAG GCTCCAAGAATATCCAGAGCAAACTTAATTAAAGGAGCAGCACGTAATCTGGCTAATGCTTCAGCTCAGGACATCTTGATTGCCCATTGGCAAGGAATTGTGAGCAGCCTCGGGAATTTCCTGAATATGCTGAAAACAAATCAC GTACCTCCATTTTTAGTTCGAAAAGTGTTCACCCAAATATTCTCTTTCATCAATGTGCAGTTATTCAACAG CCTTTTGCTGAGACGAGAATGCTGTTCGTTTAGTAATGGTGAATATGTCAAGGCTGGATTGGCTGAATTGGAGCACTGGTGTTACAAAGCAACTGATGAG TATGCTGGTACGGCTTGGGATGAGCTCAAGCATATACGACAGGCTATAGGTTTCCTG GTCATACACCAGAAGCCGAAGaaaaattttgatgaaataaGTCATGATCTTTGTCCT GTCCTCAGTATACAACAGCTGTACAGGATCAGCACGATGTATTGGGATGACAAATATGGCACACACAGCTTATCACCAGAT GTAATATCGAGCATGAGGGTACTGATGACTGAGGATTCAAACAATGCTGTTAGTAGTTCTTTCCTACTGGATGATGATTCAAG CATTCCGTTTTCTGTGGATGACATGTTAAAATCAATGGATACATTTGATATTTCAGACATAGAATCACCACCACTTATTCGTGAAAACTCTGGCTTCAGCTTTTTACTTCCTCAAGCTACCTGA
- the LOC121755344 gene encoding transcription factor MTB3-like, with protein sequence MGKKVWWNEEEKVVVESVLGSEATEYFDWAASNNVLSEFSASSGDLGVQEALCNIVEGSHLTYAIYWHVSKSKSGRSALIWGDGHYQEPKESVHDSRGNHNDQKRMEGDRRKWVLQKLHACFGGLEDDNVAAKLDQVSNVEMLYLTSMFFAFPFDKPSVPSQSFNSDRCIWVSNLDGCLERYQSRAYLAKLAQFETVAFVPTKSGVVEIASRKSIPENKSIIKAAKSIVVAFNSTQAKPVQKVFGHDLSIGGSRSGTINISFSPKVEDDSGFSAESYDLQAIGSNHGYANSSNGHCGDDGEAKVFSHRVVAGGLDPQTIISGMELGKEDCFFLSDDQRPRKRGRKPANGREEPLNHVEAERQRREKLNQRFYALRAVVPNISKMDKASLLGDSIAYITDLQAKIRVLEAEKGMANTNQQLNPVPDFEFHERLEDAVLRVSYALETHPVSKVVKALREQQVMAQESSISINDKGEVVHTFSIQTGSGDAEQLKDKLTAAFLK encoded by the coding sequence ATGGGGAAGAAAGTATGGTGGAATGAAGAAGAGAAGGTTGTTGTGGAAAGTGTGTTGGGCAGTGAAGCAACTGAATATTTTGACTGGGCCGCTTCAAATAATGTTTTGTCTGAGTTCTCTGCTTCTAGTGGGGATCTTGGAGTGCAGGAGGCATTGTGCAATATTGTTGAAGGATCTCACTTGACATACGCCATTTATTGGCATGTTTCGAAATCAAAATCTGGTAGATCAGCATTGATCTGGGGTGATGGGCATTACCAAGAACCTAAAGAAAGTGTTCATGATAGTCGTGGTAATCACAATGATCAGAAACGAATGGAAGGAGATAGAAGAAAATGGGTGCTTCAAAAGCTTCATGCTTGTTTTGGGGGATTAGAAGATGATAATGTTGCTGCAAAGTTGGATCAAGTTTCAAACGTAGAGATGTTATACCTCACATCAATGTTTTTCGCGTTCCCTTTTGACAAGCCTTCTGTTCCTTCCCAGTCGTTCAATTCTGATAGATGTATCTGGGTCTCGAATTTGGATGGTTGTCTTGAGCGATACCAGTCAAGAGCATATTTAGCCAAGTTAGCACAGTTTGAGACAGTGGCATTTGTACCAACAAAATCAGGGGTGGTTGAAATTGCTTCGAGAAAGTCTATACCTGAAAACAAGAGCATCATTAAGGCAGCCAAATCTATAGTGGTTGCCTTCAACTCAACGCAAGCAAAACCTGTCCAGAAAGTATTTGGCCACGATCTTAGTATTGGGGGTTCACGATCAGGTACTATAAATATTAGCTTTTCCCCGAAAGTGGAAGATGATTCTGGGTTTTCTGCAGAATCTTATGATTTACAAGCAATAGGTAGTAACCATGGTTATGCAAATTCATCAAATGGGCACTGTGGTGATGATGGTGAAGCTAAAGTATTTTCACATCGCGTGGTAGCTGGGGGACTGGATCCACAAACAATTATATCCGGTATGGAACTCGGTAAAGAGGACTGTTTTTTCCTTTCGGACGATCAAAGGCCTAGAAAAAGGGGGCGGAAGCCTGCAAATGGGAGGGAAGAGCCATTGAATCACGTGGAGGCAGAGAGGCAGAGGCGAGAGAAACTCAACCAGCGCTTTTATGCGTTAAGGGCTGTAGTTCCTAATATCTCAAAGATGGACAAAGCATCTCTTCTTGGCGATTCAATTGCTTACATCACAGATCTTCAGGCAAAGATCAGGGTTTTGGAAGCAGAGAAAGGGATGGCGAATACCAATCAGCAACTGAATCCTGTTCCGGATTTTGAGTTTCATGAAAGGCTCGAAGATGCTGTTCTACGCGTAAGCTACGCTCTGGAGACTCACCCTGTATCTAAAGTTGTAAAGGCGCTGAGAGAGCAGCAGGTGATGGCACAAGAATCTTCTATCTCTATCAACGACAAGGGCGAAGTTGTTCATACATTCTCCATTCAAACAGGGAGTGGTGATGCAGAACAGTTGAAAGATAAGTTAACTGCTGCTTTCTTGAAATGA